A region of the Streptomyces sp. NBC_00442 genome:
GGGAGACGGAGCACCAGCGGTCGGGGTCGGTCGGATCGTTCGCCGGGCCCGCCGCGGTTGTCGTGGCCGCCGTGGCCGCCGTGGCCGCCGTGGCCGTCCTGGGTGCGGCGCCGGGCGTCGCGCTCTTGGCCGCGGGGGTGATGCCGAGGGCGGGCGAGGGGATGGTGCCCGAGCCGTCCGCGATCCGGTCCTTGACGCTCTGGGTGAGCTTGGTGCCGGTGGTCGTGGCGGTGCTCGTGACGGTCACCGGTTCGTCGTCATCGGAGGCACCGGCGGCCTGCGGGGCGGGTTCGTCCGCCGCGTCGAAGCTTTTGCCGGCGTCCTTGATGTGGGCGAGGCCGGCCCGGACGCCCGGTGTGAGGACGGGCTCGACGGCGAGGCGGCCGTGGGAGGAGACATCGGTTTCGGCCGGGGCGTCGATGCGGGTGACGCCGGTTCCCGCCGTGGCCCGGACCGTGGTGGGGTGGCCCGCGAGGAAGACCTGGCCCGCCTCGCCCTGCATCAGGTCGAGGTCGCGCAGCTTCCCCGACGCGAGGACCGTCGGTGCGGCGCCGCCCGCGAAGACCTTGGCCGTCACCGCCGCGTCGCCGGTGCGGTCGACGAAGGCGACCTTGCCGTCCGCCTCGGGACGGATGTCGAAGGGGACGCTGTCGGCATCGGCGAGGTTCTTCACCCGGCCGGAGCGGTCGAGGTGGACCAGGTGCTTGCCCAGCCCGGCGACGGCGCCGTCCTTCACCGGCACGGCGCTGGTGATCTCACCCTTGGCGGCGGCCGTCCCCGTCGTCCTGCCCGCCGTATCCACGGTGATGACGCGCGTGAGGGTGTGCGCGGGGTCGTTCATGTCCCGGTAGCCGGTGAACGCGGCCGTGTGCGTCGCCGTGTTGCAGGACGGGTCGAAGTAGGCCAGGGACGCGGTGAACGGCAGCTTGGTCACGTGCCCCGTCGAAAGGTCGACGATCGCGGTGAAAGCCCCGCCCTGCATCAGGTCCGGCTTGTTGGTGAACGTGCGCGGCGCGTAGACGACGGCCGCGTGCTCGTGGTCCATCAGGCACTGGTTGCCGATCCACGAGTCGGCCGGAACGCCCGGTTCGGACAGGGTCGCGGCGGTTTTCCACGCGTACGCGTCGCCGCTGTCGGCGACCAGGACGTCCAGGCCGTCACGGTCGGCGGCGGCGGTCACCGCGCGGTCCGCACTCGATTTCCAGTCCCGGCCGAGCTTCTTGTCCGGATCCTCAACCTGCCCCGGAGGCACCGGGGTTGGCCTGGGCGCGGCGGAAGGAGTCGCTTTCGGCGCGGCCACGACGGGCGGGGCCTGAAGCAGGCCGCCGGTCAGCGCCCCAGCCGCCATGGCCGTCACAAGGACGGCCATGGGTGCGCGCGTTCTCCTCTTTCTGCTCTTTCTGACTCTCACGTGATCTTCCCCATCCGTCTCTAGGGGTGATGACCCGCGCCCCGACCCCGCGTCGGCGAGAGGCCGCTTCGGGTCGGCCGCGCCGGACCTTCACGAGGTCGGTTTTGTTGTCCCAGTGGCCCCCGCCCGGATGGGGGAGCCGGCTGAGACCGGGGAATTCGTCTTTCCGAAAGCCGGCCTTCCGTGTCACATGGCGGCCCTCATGAATCCCTCCCCGATCAATCGAATCTAGACCGGCGCATGGGGGAAATCATTTGAATTGGGCATTCCGGATCACGGGTGGCCAGAACCCGAGAGAGCCCCGTGCCCGCCCGTGCGCTCCAATTGAAAGTGGCGCGTTCCGGATGGGCTCGGAGGGCGGTGAAATATTGCGTCCTCTTTATGGGGGCGCGCCGCCGAACCGCTTGGGTTCCGTACGGTTCCTGCGCGCCGGCATCGCGCCGGCGGGGTATTTACCGCATATGACCGTCATGGAATTTTCTGCACGGGGCGATATGCAAGTCGGCATTCCGTAAAAATCGCGCGGACATCGAAAAAAGGCCCGCATCCGGTCGATCCGATGCGGGCCGGGCCCCGGAACGGCGGGGTGAGCCGACGCGTTTTGGCGAGAAATCGGCCCTCCCGCCAGGGCTCCGGGCACAGCAAAAGGGGCCCGGGGTCCGACCACCCCGAGCCCCTTCTGGAGGGAGGAAGGCTAGAACGCCGCCTCGTCCAGCTCCATCAGCGAGTTGTCCACGGTCTCGGCCAGCGCACGCGCCGTGCCGACACCCGGCAGAACGTTCGCCGCGAAGAACTTTGCGGCGGCGATCTTGCCCGTGTAGAAGGGGACGTCCTTGGCCGAGGCCGAGGACAGCTTCTCGGCGGCGACGGCCGCGCCCTTGAGGAGCAGGTAGCCGACCACCACGTCACCCGAAGCCATCAGCAGGCGGGTCGTGTTGAGGCCCACCTTGTAGATGTTCTTGACGTCCTCGCCGGTCGCCGTCAGGTCGGTGATCATCGTGCCGACGATCGCCTCCAGGTCGACGGCGGCCTTGGCGAGCGAGTCGAGCGCGCCGCCCAGCTCCGCGTTGCCGTTCTGCTCCGCGAGGAACTTCTTGATCTCCTCGGAGAGGGCGTTCAGGGACGCGCCCTGGTCCCGGACGATCTTCCGGAAGAAGAAGTCCTGGCCCTGGATCGCCGTGGTGCCCTCGTACAGCGTGTCGATCTTGGCGTCGCGGATGTACTGCTCGATCGGGTACTCCTGGAGGTACCCGGAGCCGCCGAAGGTCTGGAGCGACTCGTGCGACAGCTTCTCGTACGACTTCTCCGAGCCGTAGCCCTTCACGATGGGCAGCAGCAGGTCGTTGAGGCCGACGAGCGCCTTCGCGTCCTCGCCCGCCGCCTCCTTGACCTGGATCGCGTCCTGGATCGAGGCGGTGTAGAGGACGAGCGAGCGCATGCCCTCCGCGTACGCCTTCTGCGTCATCAACGAGCGTCGTACGTCCGGGTGGTGAGTGATCGTCACCTTCGGCGCGGTCTTGTCCATGAACTGCGAGAGGTCGCTGCCCTGGACGCGCTCCTTGGCGTACTCGAGGGCGTTGAGGTAACCCGTCGACAGGGTGGCGATGGCCTTCGTGCCGACCATCATGCGGGCGAACTCGATGATCATGAACATCTGGCGGATGCCGTCGTGCTTGTCGCCGATCAGCCAGCCCTTGGCGGGGTGCTGGTCGCCGAACGTCATCTCGCACGTGTTGGACGCCTTCAGGCCCATCTTGTGCTCGACGTTCGTCGCGTACACGCCGTTGCGCTCGCCCAGCTCGCCGGTCTCCCAGTCGAAGTGGAACTTCGGGACGAGGAAGAGGGACAGGCCCTTGGTGCCGGGGCCGTGGCCCTCGGGGCGGGCGAGGACGTAGTGGAGGATGTTCTCCTCCATGTCGTGCTCGCCGGAGGTGATGAAGCGCTTCACGCCCTCGATGTGCCACGAGCCGTCCGCCTGCTCGACGGCCTTGGTGCGGCCCGCGCCCACGTCCGAGCCGGCGTCGGGCTCGGTCAGGACCATCGTCGAGCCCCAGCGCTTGTCGACCGCGATCTCGGCGATCTTCTTCTGCTGCTCGTTGCCCTCCTCGAAGAGGATGCCGGCGAAGGCCGGGCCCGAGGAGTACATCCAGATCGCGGGGTTCGAACCGAGCAGCAGCTCGGCGTACGCCCAGATCAGGGAGCGCGGCGAGACGGTGCCGCCGATCTCCTCGGGCAGGCCCAGGCGCCAGTACTCGGAGTCCATGAACGCCTTGTAGGAGCTCTTGAAGGACTCCGGGACCGGAGCGGTGTTCGTGGCCGGGTCGAAGACCGGCGGGTTGCGGTCCGCGTCCGCGAAGGAGTCGGCCAGCTCGTTCTCGGCGAGGCGGGCGATCTCCTCCAGGATCGACTTGGCGGTGTCGACGTCCATCTCCCCGAACGGGCCGGTGCCGTACAGCTTGTCGCGTCCGAGCACCTCGAAGAGGTTGAACTCGATGTCGCGGAGATTCGACTTGTAGTGCCCCATGGCGACGGCTCCGTAAGCAGGGTGTCGGTTACATCTACCAGCAAGTAGGTCAGTACCTCCGATGATGCTACCCGTCGGTAATAACGCGCAACCTCTGGCCCGGAACTGTGACGCGTCAGGCAGGAAAACTTTGCCCCTCGCCCAGCGCGGCGGCGAGGGCCCGTGCGGTGGCGGTGTTGCAGTTCCCGAGGATGACCAGCGGCGGCGTCCCGAAGTCCCGCCCCAGCGAGGGCAGCGTGATGCCGTGCCGGGCGAGGGCGGAGCGCAGCTCCATGACGACGCTGTAGGTGTCGTCCCCCTGCGGGGGGCGGGGGGTGGCGTGCGGCTTGGTCATCTTGGTCATGGGGTGCCTCCTGCGAGTGCGGTGTGTGACGTAGCGCTCACAGAGTGGGGTCCTTTCGCGTACGTTCGGAAGAGGT
Encoded here:
- a CDS encoding acyl-CoA dehydrogenase produces the protein MGHYKSNLRDIEFNLFEVLGRDKLYGTGPFGEMDVDTAKSILEEIARLAENELADSFADADRNPPVFDPATNTAPVPESFKSSYKAFMDSEYWRLGLPEEIGGTVSPRSLIWAYAELLLGSNPAIWMYSSGPAFAGILFEEGNEQQKKIAEIAVDKRWGSTMVLTEPDAGSDVGAGRTKAVEQADGSWHIEGVKRFITSGEHDMEENILHYVLARPEGHGPGTKGLSLFLVPKFHFDWETGELGERNGVYATNVEHKMGLKASNTCEMTFGDQHPAKGWLIGDKHDGIRQMFMIIEFARMMVGTKAIATLSTGYLNALEYAKERVQGSDLSQFMDKTAPKVTITHHPDVRRSLMTQKAYAEGMRSLVLYTASIQDAIQVKEAAGEDAKALVGLNDLLLPIVKGYGSEKSYEKLSHESLQTFGGSGYLQEYPIEQYIRDAKIDTLYEGTTAIQGQDFFFRKIVRDQGASLNALSEEIKKFLAEQNGNAELGGALDSLAKAAVDLEAIVGTMITDLTATGEDVKNIYKVGLNTTRLLMASGDVVVGYLLLKGAAVAAEKLSSASAKDVPFYTGKIAAAKFFAANVLPGVGTARALAETVDNSLMELDEAAF